The Denticeps clupeoides chromosome 10, fDenClu1.1, whole genome shotgun sequence DNA window AGGGAGCCACAGTTTGAACGACCGGCATCCACAAAATACCCCAACGCTGTGTACTTGAGCTGACATACAGTGCTGGGCTGGTCTTTTTCTGCTACTTTTTGAAAGCGCTAGTCATTTGATGCTCTTCATCAATATGGAATGGTGCAAGATCTAAGtgacagtgattgtcattgtgatacactgaagcCCAGCacttggtgcacacaacgaaatgtgtcctctgcttttaactatcaccttagtggcaccttcgcTCACCATCtagttctgaagcaggtgagaacctggccattTTTGCTCTTCAAGACTCTTTTGAATGCATTAACTGGCAaatgtgctgaagtgtttcaagaggctggtcatgaaacatatggagaccctgctgccctccatcCTGGATCCACTGCAATttgccatcgccaccaccctgcatgaCCCTCACCCACATAGACAATAGGGATgcatgaatgctgttcatagacttaaGTTGAGCATTCAACATCATCATTCTTGATTGTGAaactgagcctgctgggcctgaacatctccctctgcaactgAATCTtggacctcagtctgtccatATGGGGATCAGTATCTCCAGCACCGCCACACTGATCACTGGAGTTCCTCAGGGCtatgtgctcagtccaatgctgatcatcccacaactgtgcagcgatgcacagctccagcCACATCATCAAATTCACATATGACACAAccatggtgggtctcatcagcaagaacgatgagtcagtgtatagagaggaggtgcaacggcTGATGGGCTGCTgcaaggtcaacaatctgttttttACCACTCTAACTATTGTTGCTGCCATCAATTTCTACATGAACTAATCCTTTTCATGAAATAGTcccacttcattttcatttgcaaacACCATAATGAAAACCAGTCTGTACCCGTTGTTTTTGGAATTGAGTTAGCATGCTGTTCAGGACAACGACAGTGGCAGGATTTGCATGACTGTGATTTAGCTTTTCTCAGGATATCTCATATCTCAAATAAGGGGCTGAGGACACAAAGATCTATGGCAGAATTTAAATAACACATAGTGCAAGGGGATTGTTTGCTAGTGACATATGACACACTGCAAAAATATCCCCTCAACACAATAAAGACATTTCTGCATATATTACATGGTTTTCTTTTCTGCTTCTATAACGCAGTGTTAAACAATACTGACCTTCTGAGCTGGTGGGGGCATTTGAGCCACTTCTGTTCTGTGAAGAGACAGAGGAAATGAGAGCTGTGAAGGGATCATGCAAACTCATGCAAAGTTGTCTGCTCGGAGGTGGGCTTCCATATTGTACCGCATGCCAACCTAACTGAGGTCTCTTAGTGTACGATAGGTACAAAGGaataccaaataaaaaaatgaaaatgataatgCTGTGAGGAAGCACTCTAAAACCTTTTCTTTCGTCATCTATTCTGAGTCTCTGTGGTGACAAGCCACTTGGTCAACATTTTCCATTTCACGTTTTCTGTCGACCTCTGAAGACGCTCAGATACCAGAAACATCTGAGTATGACATCCCATACTGAAAACCGGTAGGAACAGTCTGGTATTCATGtgtattttgtctgtttgttctATATAAGGGTCTTTCTGGATTGAAGGGTGAAGGCAGAAGTGTACTGAACAAAATGTGCTGAGAAGGTTTGGTAAATGGACACACGTCATAGCTCTcacagacagttttttttttaggaaaatgTCCCAACTCATATACGTGCACACTCAGAAACTGTTTTGTTCTGATGATGTTCCATAAAATATGAGTCCTTCAGGCCCACATATCCTAGTTAGTGGATGCATGATAGTGTGCTACGTAGGTGTTCATGTGAGGTTCTGTTTTTTAACTATGCAGAACACATACAAGGTGTGCTTTATGAAATGTttgctaaagcatttcatttgCCAAGCATATTGCGggttccttcaggattaataaagttttctgattctgatattgGCCTGTGGTCATGCATTAGTATTTTTGTGAAAATTCTCAAACAAATTCCCCCTGTCACTACTCACTGCTTTGGTGCCTAATGTGGGATCTTTGACGTAGTGGGCAGTCTGAAAATGGGTGTTGGACTCGTCATTGCCCACGGCTTTGCCAGACACATCTTGATCTTTCTTTGAGCCGACACACCCCATGGTGAAACCTGCAGAGTGGCAAAAACACAGATCCTTTAGATTAATACTGTGAGCTCCGTATCTCTCTGTGTATTAAAAGCCTTATAGAAAGACAGGAAAGGTGGCCCAGACTGGCTGATTGATATATAACGATATATGGTTAGTCTGTTCTACTAAGAGAGACGTTTGTTCAGCGTCCCTTTGGGCCCTTGTGATGGCACAGAGGTTCGCAATCACAGTAGGAACACTTGCACAGTAAAAACACTTCCAATGGGCAAGTAAATACAGAATGGCTACCTACACCACTGAGTATGGGCCACTTTTATGTGTCACGTTCATGCAAGGCAATAGGTGTTCATTGGCTGGTGAAAGTCAGTCTAATTTTGTCATTAAGTCTTACTGCACAATCGTGCGTACGCCGCTGTAACGCAGTTGTGGTTGAGAGGTGGTGAGTTTTTAAGGAAGTGACATACTGGAAACAGGTTGTGTAAAGACAACCACAGAGAGGGTTGAAGATAGATTCAATTCAGCTCTTGCTGGCTAAATATGAAGCAGACATCAGTTTTCAGTCCAAGTTTCAGAATTAACAAACGGCGTCACATTATTGTTTGTCACCAAAAATAATTACTGTCCCTTCAACTATCTTACATTGTATTATTTTCTGTCAATATTGTTCACAAAATGTTGATAATATTGTCACTAGTAAGCtttagtaactttttttttaaagttaattcTTTCAAGAAGgaattttaataaagaaatagtTCGTTTGACCGAATTTCCATCTAGAACCTCAAATTGCTGTTTTCTTAAAGCCCATTTTAATGGCATTTTTACAAACAAGCGCAGAGGGTTTTACTCATGCGCTTTAACCCATAATGTACAGAAATGCATAATATTTCTAGATTATGCAAGACAAGTAGAGAAGAGTCGAGTTCAAGTCGAGCCTTAGGGTCAATGTAAATGACCTGGCCTTGGTCAAAACGCTTGTCTGGATGGTAAGTTGAAAATAGCCCTGCTTGACAATGAGAACCTTTGTTCCCCATTTCGCCATGAACCCGTTCCTCTTTCACAAGATTATGGATTATCATCACATTCTTTGACTGTTAGATGCTcgagaaaatgacatttttttatgattcattTCACGGTCGAAAGAcaacttccaaaaaaaaaaaaacccaaagattTTCATCATCACCATGGTatgttacattattttacatttacagcatttaccagacgcccttatccagagcgacttacaatcagtagttacagggacagtccccctggagcaacttagagtgtcttgctcaaggacaatggttgtaagtggggtttgaacctgggtcttctggttcataggcgagtatcttacccactaggctactaccacccacatgtgCATCTACAAGTTGTTGATAATCAAGTCATTCCATCTCCCTTGAATTCACAGTTAACTGCTGAGAAATCAATCTGACTGGGGAAAAAACATCATTCCCATGACATCATTCCCGAGAGATGCAAATATCCTGGGTATTCCCTATCCTGGGTATTCCATACCCCTGGTGTCCCACCATCTCCGATGCTCAGAAGGGAGTCCAGAGAGCTGAGAGcctgacacacgcacacacacacacacacacacacacacacacacacacacacacacacacacacacacacacacatttattagatgctatcacatacacactttctCGCCAGCTCACAACCTTTGCGTGCATAGGATGCAGATTAATCTCCGTAATTACAAGCAAAGCTGCAGCCGGAGGGCAGGGAGGTGCCGATAAAAGTTCTCCCCTAAGATGGAGAGGGTTCCTCTCGTTGTAAAACACAGATAAACGCACACAATGCCCAGCCTTCAACATTTCTCAGACTGAAATAACCCCTTCACAACTCATAAGCGAtttaaaacacaacattttccaGAAAACAAGTGTTTTGTgtcattcatttttcagcagtttttaATTCCGTGGCATAAAACGTTAAAAAGTAGGATTGGGTCATTAAGGGCAGAAATAGTAGAATAGTAGAAATGTGAGGAATAAACGAACGAATACTTACATTTGCAATGTTGGCAAGgcaagaaataaagaaaggaaaggaaaaatgaaattgaaaacaCTTCCCCAACTCTTACTTTTCGACCCGTTTCCGCGAGCCTCCGCGTAGTAAAGCTCCGTctcctgctttctttcttttttttttaatctagataTCGTTTTTAGGTGCTGCTCAGGTCCGCTCCGCTGCCTCCTCCATCCCGGTCGTCTGGCCACTGGCAGCCGCGCGCGCGTTACGCGCCCGTTACGCAGGAGGGAGGTTCGcgcgcgtcgcgtcgcgtcgcgtcgcatCACAGACGGCCGCATTAGGGGCGGCTTAGTCTAATACTTCCGCGCGTCTGTGGCATTTCAATTTTTCGGAAGTATAGCCTTCCGATGCAAATGTTAAACCTATGGaaaataaaagcttttaaagtgcAATGGGTGTGTCAATTCACACTATAATGACAATTCATATGTAATAGTTACATATGCAATAAGTGGCCTTAATTTTATTGTCTGTTCAGCATGCAGGAACGTTACCTCACCTATCTCTATCACAAAATTCACTTAATGTGTGGCAGAACTTGTGTTGTGTCACCAACGACTCTAATCCCCCAGCGAATGTCGGGATTAAACATCTCTTCCCCAAGGCACACACCAGAAAGAGGATAATGCTGTGCGGTGGCAGGCTGTAGACCAAGTAGGGAGCTACGGGGTCACACGGAAAAGGAGTACGAGGGGCTTAAGCAAGACGGAATGGACCCCGAGGCCGACGCCGAGGCCCGAGACGCAGCTACTATTCGCCAGCGTGGTTCAAATGCGAATGCAAAACAGCGATGCCTTCGGTACAGGCCAGAGGGTGTGCAAGCCTTTCATATGCAAAGTACTAAAGAAATGAGGAAGGAGTCCAGCTGCATGAACAGGAGATAACTGTAATTATTAGCCATAAGTACATCTGCAAAACAGGCCCACAAAGCTGACACGTCAAAACAACGAGAGCACTTCAGGTCAACCACGATCTATACACACATTAAATGACATATATTCTAAACGTACTAAGACGTTATGTAAACCGGTACCTTGGATGCCggttgtttacattttttttgttaaattaacatggattttttttagaaCGAGCACTATTCTGTTGCTATAAACACGGACGTGCAGTCAGATTACAATGTTTTTTATGTCCTTACAAAGGATTAGGAAGACTCAGAATAGAAAATAGAGATTATGCACACAAGAGCAGGAATTCCCGTGATGTCCAGTCACTGCTTCTTACAGGCATACCGTATTTCCTTTTCCTGTGGTGGCCACGGTGGGGGTGTTTCCTGGACATTTTCTTCATCACAGGGTCGGCACGGGAGGCACTACCCTTTTCAGGCCGAACAATCATTGTAAGCAGTTCAATGAcagatgtcattaaaataaaaaagctgaagcTGCATTGATGTTCACAAGGAGTCAAAAGAACAAGATCTTCCTCTTTCACTTGCAAACTTGTTTGatggtgtcacacacacacacacacacacacacacacacacaccttccttcTCTTACCCACAAAGTGGCCTTCATGGAAAATCAGCTcttactaaaaaaataaaaaaaaagtgttgtcaCACAAGTGAAAGGGGAagccatacacacactcactggtcACATCTGCACATCACATTCACAGCACCAATGTgtataaatgcaaatatttacatGCCTTAAACCTGCCACAGGAAAAGATAACTTAACAAAAGGTTTACCTTCATGAAATGGAGCAAAGACCATAGGTAACCATAGTCAGGGGGTTAATAGGGATTTGTCACATAGGGGAGGCTCGTGTACCAGGTCACATCAGGAAGAGAACTGACAATTCACTTCCCATTTTGGTCCCCATTGATGCAGCAACTATtaagtcccctattatgatttttgttgtttttgctttCATTACAGCCCCCGTTTTTTACGCCCcctttcggtgtctgtagcattaaattcaaatgaggaggagagaggcagggtGAGGTGGAGAGCGGCTTGTAGAAGTGAGTGGCCATTAACAGAAATTCCGTTATCAACagcattcaccaaccacaatgtttggcccaaacaggaagtcatgtctgcgttttaacagaaaaaaaaattattaacccgtttcttcagagtctcacacGACGTAcctaaacaaatacatttgtgctcatttttacatcaaatccCTGCAATACACTGCAATGCTGTGCAAACAAAGGTTGAGAATGAGGAGGTAACCTATAACATAAGGCGAGACATTTTAGATCTGACAGTCTAAGTTGGTGCTCTCTGATCGGCGAAGCAtaatggccaaagcacactcaaccttgtattaatgttaaataatctcacaaagtgaaataggggacctttaaacataTCCAGCAAATAATAATCTGTATTACTGTATGAATGTGTCAGTGGATGTTATGTTGTCATTGGACCATGATCAGTTTTAATGCCATTAAGTCATGAGATTTATACAGATTTACAACTCATAACTAATgcattgagaatttttttttatcaaaatttGACTGACAGAAATGGAAATGCCAGTTTCCAGTCCAAACTATGCTAAAAGGATACACAATCTATCAgaacaaatatatattacaagAACACATATGTATTCCATATTTAACATAGTCAACGCTATTAATACAGTACTTGACCAGGGTATGTACATTTGCAgttataaatgaatgaatataaatgaatataaatgaactTAATGTCAATTATTCAACACACATAACAGCCTGTATTAACATAAGTTGTGCATTTGTCGATTTATGCTGTTATTTGCTTaagaaaaccttttttatttgGGGTGAAGCCACAAACTCTTGCATTCATCCTTGTTCTGTGTCTCCAGGACTCTTGCCTTGCAACGGCACACTCATCCTCATGCGTTTTCTCTTCTGAGATCGCCAGTGAATACCTGAGCAGAGAGGTCAAGTTCAGATTACGATACAAATGAACAAAGCAACCAGCCAATCAAGCATATTTTGGACTAAATCTTTGCACTGATTgattatttcagaaaatataatttgtttCCTTCTATTACAAACATTACATGCCCTTAAATATGTTATAATCACCGTACTGCACTGTAATACTAAATGCTTATGCATCCAGAGGATTAATTCAGGTAATTCTTACTGTCTGTCTCCTGCAGTTGCCTCCTTCTCCTAGAAATCTGattgtcttcctcctcctcttgctCCTTATCCTGCTCTCCCCTTTCCTGGACAGACTCCGCCCCTTCATCTGTGGTCTGCTCTTTCTGGGGTGAAAGTGAACAAATGAGTTCTGAAAGCAGTCACATCTCTGATGGAGAATGAGCTCTTCAACGGACCTACCCTAGCGCTGTCATGTGCGGACATCTCGTTTTttaacacatccagcaccacCACTGAGCAGAGCCGGAAATAAAGAAGAAAGTTAAATTTGAATCATACACACAAACTGGAATAGAATATCTGTCTAGTACCTGGATGAAGTGAGCAAGCAAGaacatctttcttttctttggcTTCTGGAATgctctcctcttttctttgtTCTCCCTCCGGTAGaagcagagtaaaaaaaagttactgaTGACATCCAATCACCACTTAGTCAAGCTAAGCCATTGCCAGATAAATGTTGGTTGTTCAGAGGGAGATAATCTGTTTCCATGTCAGAAAACCCGCTGAAactaaacattttaaagcaaacCAGGCAATAAATCTTTTGAACCCTGTCATCTGAAGAGTGTATATCCAGagtatatttttaaatggcCCACGTTAATCTGGAAGTTGAACCTAGGTGTTAATGTGAGGTGAGCCTGAGTTTCGCTCTGTTCAGGTATCTCAGTTACCATTGTGAATGCTCAGCGGCTCACAGATTCCTGAGCTTGATGTGCTGTAAGTTGATGCCATCCCTCCACCTTCCCAGTTCCACATATTGGGTTATTGccattgttttttgttcttcccTCCAATGACCTTTCTTCCTGTTCTGTGGCCTACTTGTTTATGCCAGGAGTTGTTATTTACTCCCTCAGGAAGTgtgacatttatacatttttcatgtacatGTATGAACATTGACAAACCCTGACCCAAGGATTTGATGGTAAAGGGATTTCCAATATCATACAGGGAAGCAACAGGTTTGAGGTGTTAGATCCATTGCTGACTAGCTTTCACAACAactagggtgttagtagcctagtgggtaacacacttgcctatgaactaaaagacccaggttcaaatcccacttactaccattgtgtccctgagcaagacacttaaccctaagttgctccaggggggggctgtccctgtaactactgattgtaagtcgctctggataagggcgtctgataagtgctgtaaatgtaaactggtcCAATGGGTCCATCTCCTAAACAACATTCAACAAGTGAGATCGCACCCGATTGCACCATCAAGCACAAGAAAATAAATGACTACCTGGGTCCTGTTCCTTGACTAGCTGTATCTCGTCATTGAATCAACCAGATCATGTTATGAATCTGAATGGCAAATCCTTACCTTGGAATTCTGCTCTTCAATCCTCTGGTCAGTTAGATGGCTGGAGAAGGACTCAACCGAAGAAGCGGAGGGTGGGTGAGGTGAATATGATGAAGAGGACCAGaaaagtttctgaccacttaagATACTACTCTCACTGTCACCACAAGTGGGGCTTTGCGTCTGCTTCATCGAAACAGTGACTGATTTTGAGCGTCCAGAGTCAGACAGGTCCAGTGGTGCATCTGTATCATTTTGGATGTCCTTCTCTGTTTTCACCGCAGGCTCCCTCAAGTTGGGAGAGACTGAAACAGCCCCCTCCCTCTTATGCCAGAAATTGATGTTCTCATCCTGGTCCGTCAAGCTCCTCTGGACTTTTCGGGGCAGGCAGGCCTGCACAGGTGGAGGGCTTTGGCCTAACCATGGACTCTCCTCAGAGCTTGGAACCCTCAAAACCCTGGGAAGGGAAGGACCCTGAACTAAGCTGGGTAAACACAGCAGAGAGTTCTTGCTAGCATTGACCAAAAGGGACCCCCAGTCAGAGTTGTCCAGGACAGTGGACCATGGCATGGCGAGGCCAACCGATTTTATGGGGTGAGGTCGGAAGGGGATGGGGTTGTGCACTGGAATGCGGCTGGGCTTTTCATCCACTGTGCCAGAAGAGGTGGAGGACGAAGAGAAGTAGGAAGTAGAATTGTGCATCTGCAGGCGGAGGGGAGATGGAATGGATGGAGAAGCAGGGGACCTTGGCTCTGCTGAGTCTACATTTTGTAGGAGCATtctacagagaaagagagagaggatgagTGATTGAGAAGggaccacacacaccacatctgTAAACCTGAACAGGTACTGCTGTGTAATATTAATGCACAGTTGTGCTTTCCTGGTGCTTTGTTGGCCGATACTCTGCACGCTATTAAGACCATACAAGCATtcaagggcaaaaaaaaaagatgtttgaTGGCATCAACACCCTGTGAACATCAACATGAGAACAATCTTCACGTGTGCCTGTAGTACCTTTTCTCTGTCGATTGAGCTGATTTGCAGCTATACCGTTCCAATTTCCAGGCTGCTGGTAATGAAAAGGGTCCAGCATGTGATGAAGCATGGGTCCTGCAGGACTCCTGCTCAGGAGACAAAACTGGAGATTAACCTCCTACCCAAACTCTATTAATAAGACCGTTTAGTCTGGTTAATGGTTTCAATTCAATTTCCAGGAACATTTCTGGAGTACTCCCATTCAAatttcacatgaccacacaTCTGAGGGAATTATACCTAATGCACACATATTTCACTAACCCGTTCTTGCTCACTCAGCTCCAAAAATGGCTTCAATTCAGACAAAACCTCTGGAAAGGGAAGGAAAGTGAGCATTAATTAATGCTCTGCAACTTTACTTCAGATTATTGTCATGTTTCAAGTAATTTCTTCAATACCCTCCACGGTGCAGACCCTGCCGAGTTCGGTTTTGCCCACGAGGCCACCTGGTGGCGGGCTAGCAGTCTTCAGACTTAACGTTGTCACTGGATCTGAGCCATCAGGAGGGTGTTTGATCTGTGGTGTCCCTGCCTCAGCCAAGACACCTTTCTGAGTTCTGGGGAAGGAGGAATTTCGCACTTTTGACCGTTGGCTAATGGAACATTTATTTGGTGTAATTTAGAAACACTTACTTCAAGGATGCCTGAAGGCCTTTGACTTCCTCTTGCAGTCGTTTATTCTCTTTCCGGAGAAGGTTTAGTTCACTTGCTGCAGTGGGAGATGTTTGTTAAAGAGGGCATGAAAGGCAACAGTACACACAGTGTCAAAACTAAAAAGatattgtttaattttaaatgctCATTGacagtgtgtgtacatttgCATAATCTAAATACACCTGTGCAAGTGGAACCTATCTTATTTAAACCCAGCAGATGATAATGTGAGATGCAACCAGAGTTGCAATTGGAGACTGATCATATGCTCACTGGCAAATTCGTACTGGAATGACTCAAAAATGACAGCTGTACCCTATTTAAACAATGAGGGGGGAATGTGAAGATGGTTGTACATGCAAATCTTGAAAGGAATTTTGCATATAAGAGTGGTCAAAAATTACAGcaattatacaattatttttGGACAATTATGCAAACGCTTTTCTGAGCATATCTACCCAAGAGGGCAAAGCTAGCTAGTGTGTTCTTAACACAAGAATATAAAGTGATATTATTGTTAAATGCttgaaataaatgcatataaatgCACCTTTGTAATAATTGTAGTATCATATTTAGCTAATTTCAAGTACtttcttttcacattaataTATGTGATGCTACACATCATTTGATAAATCTTTGTAACTCATGTCTGTGCAGTATGAGTGAAAGGATTTGATACCAAGGATGGAGATGTGCTGTAAGCTCTGGAGCTGGGATGTCTCATACTCCTGCTGTCTGCGCTTGGCCACATCCTGGGTGACTATGCACCGGTCACAAAGACCTGCTCGTAACCTACGAATTCCAAAAGATTTCTGCTGTCATGGGACCTGACACAGGTGGACATCTTCCCTATTACacagcataataataataataatgataataatgataagaggaattatataaatgttatgAAATCCATGGCATTTCCTGGATGCAACAAAAAT harbors:
- the rbbp8l gene encoding uncharacterized protein rbbp8l isoform X1 is translated as MKSSHLKLYGGHSLTGLVCAGWGVPVLACRSIIAWATFDSASMAMNSFGELLQRLKELHEQEVEGWHEKVMEMTNKKCSDTKRMEELFTRNQQLREQQKNLTENIKQLENRLRAGLCDRCIVTQDVAKRRQQEYETSQLQSLQHISILASELNLLRKENKRLQEEVKGLQASLKTQKGVLAEAGTPQIKHPPDGSDPVTTLSLKTASPPPGGLVGKTELGRVCTVEEVLSELKPFLELSEQERESCRTHASSHAGPFSLPAAWKLERYSCKSAQSTEKRMLLQNVDSAEPRSPASPSIPSPLRLQMHNSTSYFSSSSTSSGTVDEKPSRIPVHNPIPFRPHPIKSVGLAMPWSTVLDNSDWGSLLVNASKNSLLCLPSLVQGPSLPRVLRVPSSEESPWLGQSPPPVQACLPRKVQRSLTDQDENINFWHKREGAVSVSPNLREPAVKTEKDIQNDTDAPLDLSDSGRSKSVTVSMKQTQSPTCGDSESSILSGQKLFWSSSSYSPHPPSASSVESFSSHLTDQRIEEQNSKEGEQRKEESIPEAKEKKDVLACSLHPVVVLDVLKNEMSAHDSARKEQTTDEGAESVQERGEQDKEQEEEEDNQISRRRRQLQETDSIHWRSQKRKRMRMSVPLQGKSPGDTEQG
- the rbbp8l gene encoding uncharacterized protein rbbp8l isoform X2, whose amino-acid sequence is MKSSHLKLYGGHSLTGLVCAGWGVPVLACRSIIAWATFDSASMAMNSFGELLQRLKELHEQEVEGWHEKVMEMTNKKCSDTKRMEELFTRNQQLREQQKNLTENIKQLENRLRAGLCDRCIVTQDVAKRRQQEYETSQLQSLQHISILASELNLLRKENKRLQEEVKGLQASLKTQKGVLAEAGTPQIKHPPDGSDPVTTLSLKTASPPPGGLVGKTELGRVCTVEEVLSELKPFLELSEQERESCRTHASSHAGPFSLPAAWKLERYSCKSAQSTEKRMLLQNVDSAEPRSPASPSIPSPLRLQMHNSTSYFSSSSTSSGTVDEKPSRIPVHNPIPFRPHPIKSVGLAMPWSTVLDNSDWGSLLVNASKNSLLCLPSLVQGPSLPRVLRVPSSEESPWLGQSPPPVQACLPRKVQRSLTDQDENINFWHKREGAVSVSPNLREPAVKTEKDIQNDTDAPLDLSDSGRSKSVTVSMKQTQSPTCGDSESSILSGQKLFWSSSSYSPHPPSASSVESFSSHLTDQRIEEQNSKGEQRKEESIPEAKEKKDVLACSLHPVVVLDVLKNEMSAHDSARKEQTTDEGAESVQERGEQDKEQEEEEDNQISRRRRQLQETDSIHWRSQKRKRMRMSVPLQGKSPGDTEQG